DNA from Bacillota bacterium:
GAGTTGCTGGCCGGCTTTAACGATGCCGCCGCCGTCTCCCCCTGGGCGCGCACCTCCGTAGCCCTGATGGCCAGGGAAAACTGATGCTCGGCCGGAAAAGCGGCCAGTTTGTGCCGCTGGGCAATGCCACCCGGGCAGAAGCCACGGTGGTGCTCTACCGGTTGCTGCAAAAGTTGCCGCAGTTGGGGAAATAAGCAGGGATCGGGCTGAAACGCCTGACGGGAGCGGGTATCATCCCGCTCCCGTGGCGTTATGTATTAAAACAGGCAAAGGCTGGCCCTGCGGTTACCTTCAGGTGGTCAGGCACAAAAGTTCTAATTCATTGATCCTGGACAAAGCAATAAGAGGGGTTGAGTTAGAGACGATTTTCATTTTCCAAGAACTCATTGACTGTTGACAAATCTTCATCTAACTCATGGACATCGTAGTTAAGGGATATATTGTTTCAATCCGAATGCGACAACTCTATGCACCAGTCAGCTTTCGCGTAAATGCTCTTTTACCCATGAGGTAATTAAGTCGGAATATTTGACGCCTCTTTTCTTTGCCAGTTGGCGTAGACGATTCTCATCATCTTCTTCTAGTTTTAATGAAACAACAAGGTTGCCCTTCCTGATAAACTTGACTTCTTTTGCTTCTTCAAGTTCGCCGGCAAAATCGGCCAGAGAATGTTTTTCCCAAAACTCTCTAGCTTCCTGGAAAGTAGAGAAGTCAGGTATTTTTTTATTTTCTTTACTCATTGTTAGAGTGCCTCCGGTAATATTTTTGTTCATCGTGATCCATATCACGGGCAGTTACCACCATGGCTCTGCCTCTCTTAAAGTAAATGAACATGACGAAAAGGAACGGCCTGATTCGGTACGTCCGAGGGCATAGTAAATGGGGTTTATACCCTTGGATGGTTGCTTACTTTTGATAATCAGAGGTTTGCCAAAACAGACTTCTTCAACCTCTTCTGGTGTTGTATTATGTCTCGCGATATGTTCAATTATATCATTATTCCAAACAAATTCGGAAATGTTCATTTGGATCCCCACATTTTTTCAAGTCATATTCGATAAAATATCGTGATATCATCCTTTCTTGTGGAACCGGATAACCTTTTCTCTTTCTCTGTATTGGCCATAAAATACCTTTACCCCGGTTTTTTTCTGCGGATTCAAGGTGACATGTTCAGACGTATTGGAAATCTGCTGGCCAAGGATTTGCTCTACAGCAGGCGGGAAAGCATCCTGGTGTATTCCATAACGGGCATGTTGCTTCTGGCCGTGGGCATGCTGTTCTTCCTGCCGTCCCTGGAGCAGATGGATATTCTTTTTGTCGTTGACGACTCGGTGCCGCCGGAGGTGGCGCGGCAACTGGAAGCATACGGGCAGGTGGAGTATTACGCAAACTTACACCGCCTGCGGGAACGGGTGCTGGAGTTCGACGATGTGCCGGGCATTTACTACGCCGGCGGTGAGTACGTTGTGTTATTGGAGGGCAACGAGGAGTGGCCATATTGATCGGCTTCTCGATCGGACTGATCAGCAACAATATGGTTACCGCAATCGCCATTATTAAAGTGATCGCGCTGCCCATCTCCGGGATACCCGTGGCGGCCCTGTTTTTACCGGACAGGTTGAAATGGTTGTTGTATCCCTTTCCCAATTACTGGTCCTTTGAGGCTTTCTACCGGATGTTTATCAGGACGGACCTGCCCCTGGCGCCGGTAAACCTGGTGGCTGCCGTATTCAGTCTCGGGTTGGTGGTAGTATTGATTTCACGGCTTGGGCACAAGCTGCGCTTAACCGTCAAGGGAGGTGAGTAACTATGCTGCCGTGGTGGAGATGGGCCCTGATCGCCCTGGCTGTTGTCGTCATTGTACCCATCAAGCTGAAAATCCTGAAAAAGATGCTGGCGAAAAACAACATTTTTCTGCCGATGTTATAGCAAAATTATAAAGCCGCCAAGCGACAGAGCGTCTTTCTTTTTACTAAACATGTCTAGTCAAATAATTCACGAAGGTAATCCCGGCGACCATGTAAGATGCGGTGAATGATAACGGTATTGTCTGTTATCCTGTAAAAAACGAGGTACGGATGTACAACAATAAAGCGGTATCCACGCTGAATAAGCGTATATTCCTCATCAGATAACACCGAACCCATGTTGGGAAACTCTGCTAATTTAGCTATTCCTTCACTTATCTTTTCCAGCATCATTTCTGCAGCGGCGATATTATCCTGTGATATGTATGAGAAAATCTCATCCATGTCGTCAACTGCTGCAGGGGCATACTTGATCTTATGCTTTCGCGGCATTGATCTTTCCCCGAATCCTGGCCATGACTTCATCATGTTCAAGCAGTTGTGCACCTTCGGCAATCTGCTTTTCTGCAACCAGCAACTTGGATTGCAATTTAATGCGGGCCTCCATACGCCGAAACGCTTCATAACTCATGACAACCAAGTCGGCTTCACCATTACGGGTAAGCACTACCGGTTCGTCAAGCTCGTGGCATAATTTTGAAAAGCTATTATAATCCTGCCGGATTGTTGTAGAAGGCTTGATATGCATTTTGTGCAACTCCTTTCTCATATCATTATTCTGACTATAATCTATCATATTTATACTATTCAGGCAAGTGAAACCTGCCTTCTGGTTACCCACCGCCTCCAAC
Protein-coding regions in this window:
- a CDS encoding CopG family antitoxin — encoded protein: MSKENKKIPDFSTFQEAREFWEKHSLADFAGELEEAKEVKFIRKGNLVVSLKLEEDDENRLRQLAKKRGVKYSDLITSWVKEHLRES
- a CDS encoding type II toxin-antitoxin system RelE/ParE family toxin — encoded protein: MPRKHKIKYAPAAVDDMDEIFSYISQDNIAAAEMMLEKISEGIAKLAEFPNMGSVLSDEEYTLIQRGYRFIVVHPYLVFYRITDNTVIIHRILHGRRDYLRELFD
- a CDS encoding type II toxin-antitoxin system Phd/YefM family antitoxin; the encoded protein is MHIKPSTTIRQDYNSFSKLCHELDEPVVLTRNGEADLVVMSYEAFRRMEARIKLQSKLLVAEKQIAEGAQLLEHDEVMARIRGKINAAKA